A window of the Nitrospirota bacterium genome harbors these coding sequences:
- the glmS gene encoding glutamine--fructose-6-phosphate transaminase (isomerizing) gives MCGIIGYIGRQDAILILIEGLKRLEYRGYDSSGVAVLCNRKIDVIRSVGKLKNLENTLQGRRIKGMVGIGHTRWATHGRPSEDNAHPHRAGKLVLVHNGIIENYLQLKKELLQEGHNFKSETDTEVLCHLIERYTKKGEPLEIAVRCALREVKGAYAIGVIHEDEPEKLVAARNGSPLVIGLGKEEFFIASDIPAILNYTRDVIFLDDEEMAVLTPEGIIIAGLDGNSIEKEVKRVMWNPVMAEKGGYKHFMLKEIHEQPRAIMDTIRGRISIDTGNVYLEETGISAETLKPINRIYLVACGTSWHAALVGKFMVEGLAGIPVEVDIASEFRYRNPIVDKKTLFISITQSGETADTLAAQREAKRLGATVITICNVVGSTATREADGVIYTHAGPEIGVASTKAFVSQLTALFLFAIYMGRLREKIDVIRSQELLEDAIKIPKLAEKILAEDDGIQKIASLYSKVNDFLYLGRGINYPVALEGALKLKEISYIHAEGYPAGEMKHGPIALIDENMPVVVIAVDDPLYEKVMSNIEEVKTRGGIVIALATEGNRAIEAKVNQVIYIPKTNKYLTPILLSIPLQLLAYHIAVIRGCDVDQPRNLAKSVTVE, from the coding sequence ATGTGCGGGATCATCGGATACATAGGAAGACAGGATGCCATCTTGATACTCATTGAGGGGCTTAAGCGCCTTGAGTATAGAGGGTATGATTCATCCGGTGTGGCTGTATTATGCAACAGAAAGATAGATGTTATCCGCTCGGTTGGAAAGCTTAAGAATCTTGAGAATACACTACAGGGAAGACGGATAAAAGGCATGGTAGGCATCGGGCATACCAGGTGGGCAACACACGGAAGACCATCTGAGGATAACGCTCATCCCCACAGGGCGGGAAAACTTGTCCTTGTTCACAATGGTATCATAGAAAATTACCTCCAGCTTAAAAAGGAACTTCTCCAGGAAGGGCATAATTTCAAGTCAGAGACAGACACCGAAGTTTTATGCCACCTGATAGAAAGATACACAAAGAAAGGAGAACCGCTTGAGATAGCGGTGAGGTGTGCACTCAGAGAGGTTAAAGGTGCATATGCAATCGGTGTAATCCATGAGGATGAACCTGAAAAACTTGTAGCTGCAAGGAATGGAAGTCCACTGGTAATAGGACTCGGTAAGGAAGAGTTCTTCATCGCCTCAGATATACCTGCCATACTTAACTACACCAGGGATGTAATATTCCTCGATGATGAAGAAATGGCAGTACTCACACCTGAGGGTATCATAATCGCAGGACTCGATGGAAACTCTATAGAAAAAGAGGTTAAAAGGGTAATGTGGAATCCTGTAATGGCTGAGAAGGGTGGTTACAAGCATTTCATGCTGAAGGAGATACACGAGCAACCGAGGGCTATTATGGATACCATCAGAGGAAGGATATCTATAGATACAGGTAATGTTTACCTTGAAGAAACAGGCATCTCTGCAGAAACACTCAAACCCATCAATAGAATATATCTTGTTGCATGTGGTACCTCCTGGCATGCAGCCCTTGTTGGGAAATTCATGGTAGAAGGACTTGCAGGGATACCTGTTGAGGTGGATATAGCCTCTGAATTCAGGTATAGAAACCCTATCGTTGATAAGAAGACACTCTTTATCTCCATCACCCAGTCAGGCGAAACAGCAGACACCCTCGCAGCTCAGAGGGAGGCAAAGAGGCTCGGTGCAACGGTAATTACTATATGTAATGTAGTTGGAAGCACAGCAACAAGGGAAGCTGATGGGGTGATTTATACACATGCAGGACCTGAGATCGGAGTTGCCTCCACCAAGGCATTTGTCTCTCAGCTTACAGCCCTTTTTCTCTTTGCAATCTATATGGGGAGGTTAAGAGAAAAAATAGATGTAATAAGGTCTCAGGAATTACTGGAGGATGCCATTAAGATACCTAAACTGGCAGAGAAGATCCTTGCAGAAGATGATGGCATCCAGAAGATCGCATCGCTATATTCAAAGGTTAACGATTTTCTATACCTTGGAAGGGGTATAAACTATCCTGTGGCATTAGAAGGTGCATTGAAACTTAAGGAGATATCCTATATCCATGCAGAGGGATACCCTGCAGGAGAGATGAAACATGGGCCTATAGCCCTTATAGATGAAAATATGCCTGTGGTTGTTATTGCGGTGGACGATCCCCTGTATGAGAAGGTCATGTCCAATATTGAAGAGGTGAAAACAAGGGGAGGTATTGTGATAGCATTAGCTACGGAAGGAAACAGGGCTATAGAGGCAAAGGTAAATCAGGT
- a CDS encoding fused MFS/spermidine synthase, giving the protein MQLKRILKPDGLLLANVIDSFKKGAFMPSYIRTLEEVFGKGNVHLLTLSPDYDKIEISTFVIVASPQRLDMNDFVMAVKGKKGKMTSHVMPQDRLQQYLKERYSVLLTDDYVPVDNLIAPIFEERFGYQR; this is encoded by the coding sequence ATGCAATTAAAAAGAATTCTAAAGCCAGATGGATTGCTCCTTGCCAATGTGATTGATAGTTTTAAAAAGGGGGCATTCATGCCTTCCTATATCCGAACATTAGAGGAGGTATTTGGAAAGGGAAATGTCCATCTCCTTACCCTTAGTCCGGATTATGACAAAATCGAAATCAGCACCTTTGTTATCGTAGCGAGTCCGCAGAGGTTAGACATGAACGATTTCGTAATGGCAGTTAAAGGAAAGAAGGGTAAAATGACCTCCCATGTCATGCCTCAAGACCGATTGCAACAATATCTAAAGGAACGCTACTCGGTGCTCCTCACTGATGATTATGTGCCCGTGGATAATTTAATCGCGCCTATATTTGAAGAGCGATTCGGGTATCAGAGATAG
- a CDS encoding DUF502 domain-containing protein, whose translation MESIKATFKKKFISGLIVSIPAIITIMVIVWLYRFVDGLLSPALDRLLERHVPGLGFITTLLAIFLLGLISTNVIGRRMLHIGEKIFLHIPFFKSLYTTLKQIFDAFSPDNRSGFQRFVIVEYPRPGIYTFGFLTKECVFKGSDEGCERGFSAVYVPTNNLYLGNTVLFKKDEVLYTDFSIEEGIRIILSGGIATPEMIGISVKNNRTQK comes from the coding sequence ATGGAATCAATCAAGGCTACCTTTAAGAAAAAATTCATTTCAGGGCTTATAGTCTCAATCCCAGCTATTATTACCATAATGGTGATTGTATGGCTTTACAGGTTTGTGGATGGCCTTCTATCTCCAGCGCTGGATAGGCTACTTGAGAGACATGTACCAGGGCTCGGTTTCATCACTACACTCTTAGCTATATTTTTACTTGGACTTATCTCAACAAATGTTATAGGTAGGCGGATGCTACATATAGGAGAGAAGATATTTCTCCATATCCCATTTTTTAAGAGTCTTTATACCACTCTCAAACAGATATTTGATGCATTTTCACCAGATAACAGGTCTGGATTCCAGAGGTTTGTAATAGTGGAGTATCCAAGACCGGGCATCTATACCTTTGGTTTCCTGACAAAGGAGTGTGTCTTTAAAGGATCAGATGAAGGATGCGAAAGGGGATTCAGTGCTGTCTATGTGCCTACAAACAACCTTTATCTTGGCAATACAGTGCTTTTTAAGAAAGATGAAGTCTTATACACTGATTTTTCGATTGAAGAGGGAATAAGGATAATACTCTCAGGAGGTATCGCAACACCAGAGATGATCGGTATAAGCGTAAAGAATAACAGAACTCAAAAGTGA
- a CDS encoding type II toxin-antitoxin system VapC family toxin, with amino-acid sequence MTIVIDSGVLLKAYFPDEEGHIEAQSLIGDYARGNITFHAPTLITYEIINACLVASRMARFPKEKVKELMYEMLGIEIFKEDIEPLKDRVFAISAKHSRNAYDGAYIAVAESKHLPFLTGDKRLFESLKTHFPFVKWIGNYPEVKKQFSR; translated from the coding sequence GTGACTATAGTAATTGACTCAGGAGTTTTATTGAAAGCTTACTTTCCTGACGAAGAAGGTCATATAGAAGCACAGAGTCTTATTGGTGACTACGCAAGGGGAAATATTACATTTCATGCGCCAACCCTCATTACCTATGAGATAATTAATGCCTGTCTCGTTGCCTCAAGAATGGCACGCTTTCCAAAAGAGAAGGTGAAAGAGCTGATGTACGAGATGCTTGGGATCGAGATTTTTAAGGAAGATATTGAGCCTTTAAAAGACAGAGTCTTTGCTATCTCTGCAAAGCATAGCAGAAACGCATATGATGGGGCATATATAGCCGTTGCTGAGTCAAAGCATCTACCGTTCCTCACCGGCGATAAAAGACTCTTCGAAAGCCTAAAAACCCACTTCCCTTTCGTAAAGTGGATTGGGAATTATCCAGAAGTTAAAAAGCAATTCTCAAGGTAA
- the glmU gene encoding bifunctional UDP-N-acetylglucosamine diphosphorylase/glucosamine-1-phosphate N-acetyltransferase GlmU translates to MDGLVVIILAAGLGKRMKSKKPKILHTLAGQPMITYVVRQAIALTPERTIIVIGNHTEEIKNYIRDDSVEFVYQMEQLGTGHAVSATGDMLNDFDGTILILCGDVPLISIESLHRLIDVHRTERNHLTCITTTVTNPEGYGRVIRDDKGRLLKIVEEKDATDIEKKTKEINSGIYAVEKKFLYTALKSISNENIQGEYYLTDIINVGITEGAKMGTIGVENPIEVMGINDRRELSEAERYLRKQKLNDLMLNGVTIYDPENTYIHTCVTIGRDTTIYPNTFIEGNTTIGEDCVICPNVRIIDSRIGDSVIIKDGCVIMNGEIENNVSIGPFAHIRPETIIGKGAKIGNFVEIKKSTIGEDTKAMHLSYIGDATIGKGANIGAGTITCNYDGFKKHRTIIDDGVFVGSDTQFIAPVHIGRGAVIGAGSTITKDVPPDALAISRVEQVNKNGWSLKRQSKVKSLKLKSKNRKGK, encoded by the coding sequence CTGGATGGTCTCGTTGTCATAATATTGGCTGCTGGTCTTGGTAAAAGGATGAAATCAAAAAAACCGAAGATTCTCCATACGCTTGCAGGACAACCGATGATAACTTATGTAGTAAGGCAGGCGATTGCCCTTACTCCAGAAAGGACTATCATTGTAATCGGCAATCACACTGAAGAGATAAAGAACTATATCAGAGACGATAGTGTAGAATTTGTCTATCAAATGGAACAGCTCGGTACAGGACATGCAGTAAGCGCCACCGGGGATATGTTGAACGATTTTGATGGAACTATCCTGATACTCTGTGGCGATGTCCCTCTTATAAGCATAGAGAGTCTTCATAGACTTATAGATGTTCATAGAACTGAAAGAAATCACCTTACATGCATAACCACTACGGTTACAAACCCTGAGGGATATGGCAGGGTTATCCGGGACGATAAAGGGAGACTCCTCAAAATCGTTGAGGAGAAGGATGCAACAGATATTGAGAAAAAGACAAAAGAGATAAATAGTGGTATATATGCAGTCGAAAAAAAGTTTCTCTATACTGCACTTAAGTCGATCTCCAATGAAAACATACAGGGGGAATATTATCTGACAGATATAATTAATGTCGGGATAACTGAAGGTGCAAAAATGGGAACTATCGGTGTTGAGAACCCTATAGAGGTAATGGGGATTAATGACCGGAGAGAACTTTCTGAAGCAGAGCGGTATCTCAGAAAACAAAAACTCAATGATCTGATGTTAAACGGTGTAACCATATATGACCCTGAAAATACATACATCCACACGTGTGTAACCATAGGCAGGGATACAACGATATATCCAAATACATTCATAGAAGGTAATACCACCATCGGTGAGGACTGTGTGATTTGCCCTAATGTGAGGATTATTGACAGTCGTATAGGAGACAGCGTAATTATTAAAGATGGATGTGTTATTATGAATGGAGAGATTGAGAACAATGTAAGTATCGGACCATTTGCCCATATAAGACCCGAGACAATTATTGGTAAAGGAGCTAAGATAGGTAATTTTGTGGAGATAAAGAAATCAACCATAGGGGAGGATACAAAGGCGATGCACCTGAGTTATATCGGTGATGCCACAATAGGGAAGGGAGCGAACATAGGTGCAGGGACTATTACATGCAATTATGATGGATTCAAAAAACACAGAACCATTATTGATGATGGAGTATTCGTTGGAAGTGATACACAGTTCATTGCACCTGTGCATATTGGAAGAGGAGCAGTTATAGGTGCGGGTTCAACCATCACAAAGGATGTTCCTCCAGATGCCCTAGCTATAAGTAGGGTTGAACAGGTAAATAAAAATGGATGGTCATTAAAAAGACAGTCCAAAGTTAAAAGTTTAAAGTTGAAAAGTAAAAACAGAAAGGGTAAATAG
- the mazG gene encoding nucleoside triphosphate pyrophosphohydrolase: MKDRWTFDNLVSIMERLRGAGGCPWDKEQTRESLKPFLVEETYEVIEAIDEGNPEKIKEELGDLLIQILFHAQIAKEREEFDINDVIERIADKLIKRHPHVFGDKDLKTPKAVLENWEELKKAEGKRKSVLDGVPKELPALLRAHRLQDKASRIGFDWERVEDVVNKLDEELDEFRKALQSNIPGRIEDELGDVFFVLVNIARFVGVNPEDALRKTISKFISRFRYIEMKAADAGLKLSEMSLEEMDKLWDEAKRQ; encoded by the coding sequence ATGAAAGACCGGTGGACATTTGATAATCTTGTTTCCATTATGGAACGGCTCCGAGGAGCCGGTGGTTGCCCATGGGATAAAGAGCAGACAAGAGAGTCGCTTAAGCCATTTCTTGTAGAGGAGACATACGAGGTCATTGAGGCGATAGATGAAGGGAATCCTGAAAAGATAAAGGAAGAACTCGGTGACCTTCTCATACAGATACTTTTTCATGCACAGATTGCAAAGGAAAGGGAAGAGTTCGATATAAATGATGTGATAGAAAGGATTGCTGATAAACTTATCAAGAGACATCCGCATGTATTTGGTGATAAAGACCTCAAGACACCGAAGGCTGTGCTTGAGAACTGGGAAGAGTTGAAAAAGGCAGAAGGGAAAAGAAAGTCTGTACTCGATGGTGTCCCAAAAGAACTGCCTGCTCTGCTGAGGGCTCACAGGTTACAGGATAAGGCATCGAGAATAGGGTTTGACTGGGAGCGGGTGGAGGATGTTGTTAATAAACTTGACGAAGAGCTTGATGAATTCAGAAAGGCATTGCAATCCAATATCCCTGGACGGATTGAAGACGAACTTGGTGATGTCTTTTTTGTCCTCGTGAACATTGCACGCTTCGTGGGTGTAAATCCAGAGGACGCCCTTAGAAAGACTATAAGTAAATTTATATCGAGGTTCAGATACATAGAGATGAAAGCTGCAGATGCGGGTTTGAAACTCTCTGAGATGTCTCTTGAAGAGATGGATAAACTCTGGGATGAAGCTAAAAGACAGTGA
- a CDS encoding type II toxin-antitoxin system Phd/YefM family antitoxin — protein sequence MGTKIVTISDGKKDFLGIIRESVAKNEDVLITKRGQPVAALLPYKEYTDLKKLRTYLKMLEISAVMDKTHIKAKDVYEASKKELEGRRL from the coding sequence ATGGGAACCAAAATTGTGACTATATCTGATGGTAAAAAGGACTTCTTAGGTATTATAAGAGAATCGGTGGCTAAAAATGAAGATGTTCTCATTACTAAACGAGGTCAGCCCGTAGCAGCCCTTTTGCCATACAAAGAATACACAGACCTGAAAAAATTAAGAACCTATCTTAAGATGCTTGAGATCTCCGCAGTAATGGATAAAACCCATATTAAAGCAAAGGACGTTTATGAAGCATCAAAGAAAGAACTTGAAGGAAGAAGGCTGTGA
- a CDS encoding ZIP family metal transporter — protein sequence MELVILSLIAGGATIVGGILVIYRYEWCLNNQNYLIAFTSGALVSLSFTEIIPESLKMSEWSSLSVISGFLLLYIFEQFSAPSRCFDEECKVRRVSLLAWGGLLLHSFIDGVALVASFHVSEPLGLLVTLGIILHELPEGLTSASLLTILGYSKKRIFYLVFLVATATPFGALFAIIFFSLFNPAVSITTLIALILGLTAGTFIYLGVAHLLPHSHKERNIGVTLTFLSGIAVFILAHFLRHFYL from the coding sequence ATGGAACTTGTCATACTCAGCCTGATAGCAGGAGGAGCTACCATTGTTGGAGGCATCCTCGTAATTTATCGCTATGAGTGGTGTCTGAATAACCAGAACTACCTCATCGCCTTTACTTCAGGTGCACTTGTTTCCCTTTCCTTTACTGAGATAATTCCTGAATCTCTAAAGATGAGCGAATGGAGCAGTCTCTCTGTAATTTCAGGATTTCTGCTTCTTTATATCTTCGAGCAGTTTTCTGCCCCTAGCCGATGTTTCGATGAAGAATGCAAAGTTAGAAGGGTATCTCTCCTTGCATGGGGAGGTCTCCTTCTCCATTCCTTTATAGATGGAGTCGCCCTTGTGGCAAGTTTTCATGTCTCTGAACCACTTGGACTGTTAGTTACCTTAGGGATTATACTCCATGAACTCCCTGAAGGTCTTACATCCGCCTCTCTTCTTACCATCTTAGGGTATTCTAAAAAGAGGATATTTTATCTCGTTTTTCTGGTGGCCACCGCCACACCATTTGGTGCATTATTTGCGATTATTTTCTTTAGTCTCTTTAACCCCGCTGTCAGCATAACTACCCTTATTGCCCTAATACTGGGTCTCACTGCCGGTACATTCATATATTTAGGGGTGGCACATCTTTTACCACATTCTCATAAGGAAAGAAACATAGGGGTTACACTTACCTTCCTCTCAGGTATCGCCGTCTTTATCTTAGCTCATTTCCTGAGACATTTCTATCTCTGA